TCAACGCACGCTTGGTGTCGTTGATCTTGTTCATTCGAATGACTGCCATTACTTCTTTCATGGGAGGTCTCCTTAGTCTTCCTTGACGCCGGAGCTGATGGTGTAGATTTCATCCACGGGGGAGATGAAGATCTTGCCATCGCCAAAGTTGCCGGTTTCGCTGGTCTTGGCTGCGGCGAGTACCGTCTTCACGACGAATTCCTTGTCGGCTACCGGAACAACGGTCATCAGCATTTCCTTGGGCAGCTCGTCGTAGGTCACTTCGCCGACCTTCAGGCCGCGTTGCTTGCCGCGTCCGAAGACGGGCACCTTGGTGACGGCGGGATAGCCGGCTTCGAGCAGGCATTTCATGACGGCGTCGGCCTTTTCCGGGCGGACGATGGAGCGTACGAGTAGTTTGGACATTATTTTCTCCTGGTAGTTTTTCTTTAGTCAGAGGTCTAATGGTCGAAGGTCTGAAGGTCTCGGACTTTCGACCTTTGACCTTGAGACTTTCGACCGGAGGCTTTGCCGCCTATGCATCGAATCCGTATTTCACCATCAGATCTTCGAGATCCTCGATTTCCAGCGGGGTCGGGATGACGCGCATGGTGTTGTCGTTGATCTTCTTGGAGAGGGCGCGGTATTCGTCGGCCTGTCCGGATTCCGGAGCGAAGTCGATCACGGTTTTACGGTTGAGCTCGGCGTGCTGAACAATGTTGTCGCGCGGTACGAAGTGGATCATCTGCGTTCCGAGGCGGTTGGCCAGCTCGGTGATCAGTTCCAGCTCGTTGTCGCACTTGCGGCTGTTGCAGATGAGGCCGCCGAGGCGAACGCCACCGGCATCGGCGAACTTCACGATACCTTTGCAGATGTTGTTGGCCGCATACATGGCCATCATTTCGCCGGAAACCACAATGTAGATCTCTTCAGCCTTGCCCTCGCGGATCGGCATGGCGAATCCGCCGCAAACCACGTCGCCGAGTACGTCGTAGAAGACGTAGTCGAGGTTCTGGTCTTCTTCGTAGGCGCCCAGCTGTTCGAGCAGGTTGATCGAGGTGATGATACCGCGGCCGGCGCAGCCGACACCCGGTTCCGGTCCGCCGGACTCAACGCAGCGGGTGGCGCCGAAGCCATCCTTGATGACATCATCGAGTTCCACGTCTTCGCCCTCTTCACGAAGGGTGTCGAGAACCGTCTTCTGTGCCAGGCCGCCGAGCAGCAGGCGGGTCGAGTCGGCCTTCGGGTCGCAGCCTACCACCATCACCTTGTTGCCTGCTTCCGCCAGGCCGGCCACGGTGTTTTGCGTGGTGGTGGATTTTCCGATTCCGCCTTTACCGTAGATTGCGATTTTTCTCATGGTCTTTCTCCTTGGTTGGTTAACTGAATGTTTGATTTCTACTTCCCAAATGGTGACAGCCCCTATTGCAACAGGTGTGCCATCGGCCTGTTTCGGGAAGGTGCCGAAGTTGTAAGCTTCTGGTTACAAGGGGTTAGAAAAGTTTGCGGAAGGGCGGTGGATGGTTGGGAGGGCTGCGGCATAACCGGAAAAAAATTTCCGGTTGCATTAAGCCATGGAGGCGGTGCTTCGCCAACCGTGCCCCAATCAATGGGTTGTGTGGATTTCCGACATTTTTTTCCAAGCCCTAAACGCCGGTGGAAACATATTTCCAGAATCGCCGAGCTTCCGGCTTCGATGGCAAAACCAGCAACCCAGTCGCCGCAATGGGGTGCGGCGCATGTTCAAAAAGAGCATCCGCTGACCGATTTATCCATCTGTTTGCCCCTTTTTCCCATGGTTCTTTCTCGCAGGGCATCTATTATGGGATAGTTCGTTCATAGTTAATCGACAGAGGATGCAGTCTCTGCTGGCATTGTTTAGTTGGATATCTATACTCGAACAGTTGGCAAGGTAGTGGGAACCGGCTCCCGGTGGGTTGGTGCCAATGAAAGTTGTGTTGAGGAAACTCCAAGGAGGTAAGAGATGGGAATTATTGATATCATTGTATTCTTCGCGTTTATCGCGGCAGTACTTTTTGTGGGGCTGTATAAGTCCAAGGGCGAGGAAACGCACGGAGAACAAGGTGCGGAAGACTACTTTTTGGCCGGCCGTGGGCTGACGTGGTGGTTGATCGGTATTTCCTTGATCGCCGCGAATATTTCCGCCGAGCAGTTTGTCGGCATGTCCGGCCAGGGCGCGGGGCTGCAAGGCCTTTCCGTTTCGAGCTGGGAATGGATCGCCGCAATCACCTTGGTGGTCGTCGCCTTTGTGTTGCTGCCCTACTTCTTGCGTACCGGTATCACGACGATTCCGGAATTCCTCGAAGTCCGTTATAACCACTGGGCGCGACTGGTCATGACCTTGTCGATGACGCTCATCTTGATCTTCGTGAGCTTGATCGGCGTGATTTACGCGGGTGCCATCGCGATGACGAAGCTGTTTTCCGAGTTCGGAACGGACATCCCCTTGCCGGTGGCCTGCTGGATTCTTGGTGGCATGGCCGCAGGATACGTTGCGGTGGGTGGACTTAAGGCCTGTGCCTGGGCCGACTTGCTGCAGGGAACCGCCCTGATCGTCGGCGGCGGCCTGATCACCTATTTCGCATTCCAGAAGCTGGGCATCACGAATGTCTCTGAATTGGTCGACGCCTCCGGCGCGGCGGCATCGGTCGATGCGGGCGCGGGTGCCATGGAAAAGTTCGGCACCTTGAATGAAACCGCCCTGCACATGGACACCCCGGCGATGCCGTGGCCTGTTCTCATTATAGGTATCTGGATCCCGAACTTCTACTACTGGGGCCTCAACCAATACATCACGCAGCGCATTCTCGGCTCCGCGTCGCTCGCGGAAGGCCAGAAAGGCCTCGTGTTCGCGGGCTTCCTGAAGCTGCTCATCCCGTTCGTTATCGTCATTCCGGGTATCATCGCGTTCAACCTATACTCCAATGAGATGGCCGAGGGCGCGAACATTGACGCAGGCGGAAACGTCTTCGCTATGTACGAGGAGGCCCAAGCGAACCCGGACAACACCTTTGTCTTCGACCTCGACGTTAAATACGCGGTGGCCAATCCGGAGAAAGCCGCGGAGATCACCGCGTTCAACGAATCCGTCGTCGAGCGTCTTGGCGCGGCCGGTGTGACGAAGAAGGCGATCAACGCCTACAAATACGACGATGCGATGGGGCTGTTGATTTCCAAGCTCATTCCTAGAAACAAAGGATTGCTTGGTTTTGTCTTCGCGGCGCTCATTGGCGCGATTGTTTCTTCGCTCGCTGCGATTTTGAACGCGGCTTCGACGTTGTTTACCATGGACGTCTACCAACGCTATATCCGGCCTGAAGCGAAGCAGTTCGAATTCGTCACCTTTGGGCGTGTCTGCATCGGTGTATTCGTGGTGATTGGCTGTGTTCTGGCGCCGATGCTGGTTAATTTCCAGAGTATCTTCGATTACATCCAGTCGATTCAGGGCTACGTTTCCACCGGTATTCTCGCGGTGTTCATCTATGGTCTGCTCAACCGCACAGGCGGCAAATGGGCGGGCGTTATCGGCATCGTGGCCAACGCCGGCATCTACCACTACATGCTCAAGAAGCACTCGGACATGCACTTCCTCCACAGTATGTCGGTCTGTCTGGGCGTGGTTCTGGCACTCCTCGTTGTTTACGGGTTAATCTTCAAGAACAAAGAGAAAGTCGTATTCGCATCCAATACCACCATGGATCTCACGCCCTCCAAAGGCGCGATGTATGCGGGGATTGTCGTGTGCGTAATGACCGTCGCGCTCTACGTCATCTTCTGGTAGCCGCTGTTTCAGCGGAAACGCAAAAAGGCGCTCCTCGCGGGGCGCCTTTTTTCGCGGCATGGATATCCGATCCGGGATTGGGGGTGGCTGACGGCAGTGTTTTGACTTGAAAATACGGAATAGATTCCGTATTTTCCATGCAAATGATCGTTAGAGATGCAGTTAAGGTTCTGGAAAAGCGGTTTAGCCAAGTGCCGGTCGTGGCCTTGATCGGTTCGCGTCAGGTTGGCAAAACTACGCTGGCCCATGCCTTGGCGATCGACAAACCAACGCATTATCTGGATTTGGAACGCCCATCCGATATTGCCAAGCTTGCGGATCCGGAACTTTATTTGAGCAGGCATTCCGGCCAACTGGTCATTTTGGATGAAATTCAACGTATTCCCGGTTTGTTCCCCGTTTTGAGGAGTTTGGTTGATGAACGACGCAGGGCCGGTGAGCGGAGTGCCCAGTTCTTGATCCTGGGTTCGGCCTCGCCGGAGTTGCTGCAGCAAAGTTCGGAAACGCTCGCTGGAAGGGTCAGCTTCATTGAACTGAATCCTTTAAGCCTGCGGGAGGTGTCGCAGGAAGCGGGCGGCCTGGAACGGCATTGGTTCCGGGGAGGGTATCCGGATGGTTTTCTTAGTTCCGACGACGCAACCGCAGTGCAGTGGTGCGAGGATTTCATTGCGAGTTATGTTGAGCGCTATCTTCCGCAAATGGGGGTCATGGCAACACCGGTTCAGCTACGGCGGTTTTGCTCCATGTTGGCGCATCAGCAGGGTGCAACGCTGAATTTGAGCAGGCTCGGGAATTCGCTTGCGATCGATGGGAAAACGGTTCGCCACTACATTGATTTGCTTCAGGGATTATTCATCCTGCGCAGTCTGCCTGCTTGGAGTCGAAATGCCGGGAAGCGCCTAGTTAAGGCTCCGAAGGTCTATTTGCGTGATACGGGCGTTCTCCATACCCTGGCGGGACTTCACTCGCTTGAGCATGTGCTGGGGCATCCTCTTTGTGGACATTCCTGGGAGGGGTACTGCATTGAGCAAATACTTGACCGTCTACCACCGGGCTATTCGGCAAGTCACTATCGAACACACGCTGGCGCTGAAATTGATCTGGTTCTTGAGGCTCCATCCGGTGAGGTGCTGGCTGTTGAGATCAAGCGGACGCTCACACCCAAACTGATGCCGGCATTTCGTGAGAGTATGAAAACCATAGGTGCTTCAAAAGGATTCTATACGATGCCGCATGGCGATCGGTTTCCCCTGTCGGAGCAGGTGGATGCAATCAGCCTGGAGGATTTTCTGGAGCTCGACTTCTAGTGTTGGCTGTTTAGGGTAATTATTATGCGTTGGCCGCCCAGAGCAGGCCGCGGCGCACCATCTCGCGGGCGGTTGTTCCGGATTCAAGATTGGCCGGAACGTGGCCGAGGGCGTTGTAGTAGACGCGCCCTTCGCCCCAGTGCTTCGTCCAGGCCACCGGCATCTCGAAAGCACCGTTGGGGACATGCGGGCCGTCGGCGGTCGGGAAGCGGGTGGTGGCCAGCACCTCGATGGCGGGATCGACGTGCATGTAGTATTGCTCGGTCGTGACCGTGAAATCCTCCAGCCCTTCCGTCAACGGACTCGAGCTGTTCTTGATGTTTACGCGGTATTCGTTTCCGGCATCGCCGGGGTGCGCCACGAACTGGCCGCCCACCATGAACTGCCAGGTGGTGTTTTCGCGGAAGGAGTCGCCCATGCCGCCGTGGCAGCCCGCCAGGCCGGTGCCGGCCATCACCGCCTGCGAAACGTTTTCAATATAGGCGTCTTCGGTCTTGTCCATCGTGATGCACGGGACGATCAAGTCGAGCTGTTTTAAATTGTCGGTGTCGGCAAAGACGGTGTAG
This DNA window, taken from Pontiella desulfatans, encodes the following:
- the nifH gene encoding nitrogenase iron protein, with translation MRKIAIYGKGGIGKSTTTQNTVAGLAEAGNKVMVVGCDPKADSTRLLLGGLAQKTVLDTLREEGEDVELDDVIKDGFGATRCVESGGPEPGVGCAGRGIITSINLLEQLGAYEEDQNLDYVFYDVLGDVVCGGFAMPIREGKAEEIYIVVSGEMMAMYAANNICKGIVKFADAGGVRLGGLICNSRKCDNELELITELANRLGTQMIHFVPRDNIVQHAELNRKTVIDFAPESGQADEYRALSKKINDNTMRVIPTPLEIEDLEDLMVKYGFDA
- a CDS encoding ThuA domain-containing protein, whose product is MKKVLIVWGGWEGHVPEQMAKLFEEMLLAENFDVEVTNDYTVFADTDNLKQLDLIVPCITMDKTEDAYIENVSQAVMAGTGLAGCHGGMGDSFRENTTWQFMVGGQFVAHPGDAGNEYRVNIKNSSSPLTEGLEDFTVTTEQYYMHVDPAIEVLATTRFPTADGPHVPNGAFEMPVAWTKHWGEGRVYYNALGHVPANLESGTTAREMVRRGLLWAANA
- a CDS encoding P-II family nitrogen regulator; this encodes MSKLLVRSIVRPEKADAVMKCLLEAGYPAVTKVPVFGRGKQRGLKVGEVTYDELPKEMLMTVVPVADKEFVVKTVLAAAKTSETGNFGDGKIFISPVDEIYTISSGVKED
- a CDS encoding ATP-binding protein, whose product is MQMIVRDAVKVLEKRFSQVPVVALIGSRQVGKTTLAHALAIDKPTHYLDLERPSDIAKLADPELYLSRHSGQLVILDEIQRIPGLFPVLRSLVDERRRAGERSAQFLILGSASPELLQQSSETLAGRVSFIELNPLSLREVSQEAGGLERHWFRGGYPDGFLSSDDATAVQWCEDFIASYVERYLPQMGVMATPVQLRRFCSMLAHQQGATLNLSRLGNSLAIDGKTVRHYIDLLQGLFILRSLPAWSRNAGKRLVKAPKVYLRDTGVLHTLAGLHSLEHVLGHPLCGHSWEGYCIEQILDRLPPGYSASHYRTHAGAEIDLVLEAPSGEVLAVEIKRTLTPKLMPAFRESMKTIGASKGFYTMPHGDRFPLSEQVDAISLEDFLELDF
- a CDS encoding SLC5 family protein; this encodes MGIIDIIVFFAFIAAVLFVGLYKSKGEETHGEQGAEDYFLAGRGLTWWLIGISLIAANISAEQFVGMSGQGAGLQGLSVSSWEWIAAITLVVVAFVLLPYFLRTGITTIPEFLEVRYNHWARLVMTLSMTLILIFVSLIGVIYAGAIAMTKLFSEFGTDIPLPVACWILGGMAAGYVAVGGLKACAWADLLQGTALIVGGGLITYFAFQKLGITNVSELVDASGAAASVDAGAGAMEKFGTLNETALHMDTPAMPWPVLIIGIWIPNFYYWGLNQYITQRILGSASLAEGQKGLVFAGFLKLLIPFVIVIPGIIAFNLYSNEMAEGANIDAGGNVFAMYEEAQANPDNTFVFDLDVKYAVANPEKAAEITAFNESVVERLGAAGVTKKAINAYKYDDAMGLLISKLIPRNKGLLGFVFAALIGAIVSSLAAILNAASTLFTMDVYQRYIRPEAKQFEFVTFGRVCIGVFVVIGCVLAPMLVNFQSIFDYIQSIQGYVSTGILAVFIYGLLNRTGGKWAGVIGIVANAGIYHYMLKKHSDMHFLHSMSVCLGVVLALLVVYGLIFKNKEKVVFASNTTMDLTPSKGAMYAGIVVCVMTVALYVIFW